A stretch of DNA from Nitrososphaerales archaeon:
TATATCAGAAGGAAAGGGTCGAAGGAATATTTCTAACACATAAAAGAAAGGAGGAGCTGCTGCTTAGCCTCAAACTGCTCTTTGAACAGAGACTGGTGAGAATTCCCAACGACAGAGATCTTCTTGCCAATTTGAACTGTATAACTTATGAGAGGTCCCATAGCGGCAATTACTACTACAAGCATGCGCATGGAACCCATGACGATCTTGCCTATGCGTTAGCACTTGCAGTATGGGCAGCAAAATCAAACGAGGAGGGAGTTGTGATAAAGGTATGATGCAAGTTGAACATCTGCTTTTTTCTGCCTCTAAACTCTCTGGCAATTTGGAAAGGGAGCGAGCAGCATGAAGTTGAGATTGCCAATCCTAGTTCCAAGGAAGGCAACTGAAGAAACCTTCAAGGCAGATATAAGATTTAAGACAAAAGCCAGCATTACCCCAAGAACAGTCAAGATATCAGAGGCGTTTGGCATAGGCACCGATGACGAGCATGAATTTGTTATCTACGATGATTTCGCACTTGAGGTAAACAGGGGAGATATTGTGTATATAACAGGTGATAGCGGTTCAGGGAAGAGCCTGCTATTGAAGAAACTTGCATCGGACCTTGCAAACGGAGGTTTTGGCAGGGTTATCATAGATAGAGAGATTGAGAGGCAAATAGACCCGGAGAAAACGTTGATTGATCAGGTATCTGAGGGTAAGGATCTAAGTGAGGCGATAAAGACCTTGAGCTTGGCTGGGCTAAATGAAGCATTCCTGATGATACGCAAATACCCTGAGCTGTCGGATGGGCAGAAGTACCGTTTCAAGCTTGCAAAGATGATTGACAGCAACGCAGATGTATGGGTAATGGACGAGTTTTTAGCATTATTAGACAGGACAACTGCCAAGGTGGTTGCATATACGATACAAAAGACAGCTAGGAAGTTGCAAAAGACGGTCATAGTTGCAACTACACATACTGACCTTGATAAAGATCTAAATCCAAATGTAAGGATATTCAAGCACTTTGGCTTCAAGGTAGATGTTGATTATAGAAAGGTAAGAGAAAGGCCATGCTCCTTGCTGGAAAGGATTGTGATAGAGAAGGGTTCCAAGGAGGATTTTCGTGATTTGGAACAGTTTCACTACAGACATGGAATGTTATCGTTGGCAAAAGATGTGTATAGGGCAGTGTTAGATGGAAAAGTAGTAGGTATCATAATCTATGGCCCTTCTTACCCAAATCTCTCTGCGAGGCGGGTAGTGCTGCCTATGTTCAGCAAGAAGATGGACTCAAAGCATCTGAAGATGATAAACAAGAATTTCATAAGGATATGGCGTGTTGTAGACCCAAAATATCGTTCTATAGGTTTGGGCATAAGATTAGTTAGGGAAACGCTTGAGAAAGTAGGGTATCCATACGTTGAGATAATGGCGGTCATGGGTCAGTATAATCCGTTTGCCGAAAGAGCGGGCATGGTGAAGGTGCCCATTGAACTCTATTCAAATAAAGATGCAGGATACGTGAAGGCCTTGCTCAGAATTCAAGAGATGGGGTTCGACCTTGACCTCCTTAGGAGCAGGAGATACAACCTTGAACATATATCAAAAATATCCAGGAAAGAATTTGCTGAACTGAAAGTTCTATCATTAAGGTATTTTCTTGGCTTGATGCATAGGAGGAAAGGCGAGCTTGTTAAAGCAATAAAGCGTGGTAGTAAAGATGCGGTTGCTCTTGCACTGGCAAATCACAGGCTTCCCTACTCGTATGCGATATGGAAGAACCCAAAGTTCAGGCATATGCCAGATCCTGTTAAGTATCGCGAGTGCTGCAACGTAGACAAGTAAATGGGAGGTATCTATTTAGGTGAAATCCTGATTTTACTCACGAATTTTGGTAAGAACCCTAGAATTCCACGAGGAACCTAAATACACACAATGGGAGAAATGATAAAGTAAGGAAACTTCCAACAGGGACTTGTAGAAAAAGGAAACCTGACTTTATAGAAAAAGCGTACTTCGCTAGTTTCTTGGATGCAAAAGCAAGATTTGCTGCCCATGTAGTACATTACAAGAAAACATATGATCAGATTGGATCCCTAGTGGTAGTATACTAATAATTATAAAATATTGCGCATCTTACAAAGCTGCTTTGGTACTATAAGTATTCAAGACAGAATGGAGATTGGGAGAAGACTGGTTTACAGATGGCAGATCAAGAACAAGACGGACATAGTTTCTATGATAAAATCAATTTTACCGTACATGAAGAACAAGGATCAGGCAATCCTCTTGATGCGTTACTACAGCTCCAGAGTAAGATTACGAGAGATGATCCTTTCGTGCAAATAAGCGGAGGAAATGATGATGATAATAATAGAAAGGCTGATGGCTCTGAATAAGATAACCCCAAGGCAAGTATTTGAGTGAGTGATGCCAAATCAGTGTTCCTTTGGCTATGGGTGATAGAGGCATCGGTTTATCAAGGCTGTTCCAAAAGAACACGCCTGTTCTGTAATAGCCTGCCTCTTCCATCGACGACAGAGCTTTTTTTAGCAAGTTCATCTGTAACAGCACTATATACGATGGCCCTTTCTTATCGAAATTCTCGAGAGAGATGGAACCTTATCGAATACACGATCGTCTGATACAATGATCTTGTCAAGTGTCAAAGCGGAGGCGGCGATTAAACTATCGAAGTAGGTCAAACTGTACTCCTCCTCAAGTTCGCACTGGGCCAGAATGGTGCCAATTGAAAGCGTTTTTGCTTCCTCGATACCATTCTCCTCAAATGCCTGCTTCAGCGAAATCATCGCCAACATGATCTCAGGGAGTTTTTTATTCAAGCC
This window harbors:
- a CDS encoding ATP-binding cassette domain-containing protein: MKLRLPILVPRKATEETFKADIRFKTKASITPRTVKISEAFGIGTDDEHEFVIYDDFALEVNRGDIVYITGDSGSGKSLLLKKLASDLANGGFGRVIIDREIERQIDPEKTLIDQVSEGKDLSEAIKTLSLAGLNEAFLMIRKYPELSDGQKYRFKLAKMIDSNADVWVMDEFLALLDRTTAKVVAYTIQKTARKLQKTVIVATTHTDLDKDLNPNVRIFKHFGFKVDVDYRKVRERPCSLLERIVIEKGSKEDFRDLEQFHYRHGMLSLAKDVYRAVLDGKVVGIIIYGPSYPNLSARRVVLPMFSKKMDSKHLKMINKNFIRIWRVVDPKYRSIGLGIRLVRETLEKVGYPYVEIMAVMGQYNPFAERAGMVKVPIELYSNKDAGYVKALLRIQEMGFDLDLLRSRRYNLEHISKISRKEFAELKVLSLRYFLGLMHRRKGELVKAIKRGSKDAVALALANHRLPYSYAIWKNPKFRHMPDPVKYRECCNVDK
- a CDS encoding PIN domain-containing protein gives rise to the protein MPVLDTEILFGLNPRDKHHGSTLKILKELSERNQKIFAPDSSVYEFQAVLSGLNKKLPEIMLAMISLKQAFEENGIEEAKTLSIGTILAQCELEEEYSLTYFDSLIAASALTLDKIIVSDDRVFDKVPSLSRISIRKGHRI